In the Saccharococcus thermophilus genome, CTCCAATACGCCGTCAAAATCCTCAACAATGTTATAGCCGGCATCATGCGTATGGCATGTATCAAAACAGACAGATAATTTTTCGTTATAGGCCACGCCGTCGATAATTTGCGCCAGCTCTTCAAAGCTGCGGCCGCATTCCGAACCTTTTCCCGCCATTGTTTCTAGCGCAATTTGCACTGTTTGCTCACGCGTCAACACTTCGTTTAACCCTTCGATAATTTTGCGGATGCCGGCTTCCGGCCCCGCTCCGACATGCGCGCCTGGATGCAGAACGATTTGCTTGGCGCCAATCGCTTCTGTCCGTTCAATTTCTGAACGCAAAAATTCTACGCCAAGACGAAATGTATCAGGATTTTTCGTATTGCCGATATTAATGATGTACGGAGCATGAACGACGATTTCTTCAATGCCATGCGCTTGCATATGGGCAACGCCTGCTTCAATATTGAGCTCTTCAATTTTTTTGCGCTTTGTGTTTTGCGGCGCCCCGGTATAAATCATAAACGTATTCGCTCCGTAAGAAACAGCTTCTTCGCTGGCGGCAAGCAGCATTTTTTTTCCGCTCATCGATACGTGTGAGCCGATTTTTAGCATTTCTCTTCTCCCTTTCCGTTAATTACTGTTTCTTTAAGCGGCGCAACCGCTTTTTTTGTTTTTCTATTTCGGCGAGCAATTTTTTCTTATATCCCGGCTTCACTTGTTTCGGCTTTTTCATTTTCGCAAGCAGCGGCGCGATCTCCTCATCTTGTTTGGCCCGTTTGCTGCGCCGGTTCCAAGGCGGCAAATCAACCCATTCGCCGCGCACAAGATCGCGATGCAAAAACTCAATCCCCATTTTTTCTAATTTTGTAATCGCATCCTGATCGGACGGTTCATAAATGGTTGCCGCGATACCAGTGTAGCCGGCGCGTGCCGTGCGTCCGACACGGTGAATGTAAAACTGCAAATCGCGAGGCAGCTCATAGTTGATGACGTGGCTTACCCCTTCAATATCAATGCCGCGCGCCGCTAAGTCGGTCGCGACAATATATTGAAATTCTAAATCGCGAATTTGTTTCATCATTTTTTTCCGTTCGCGCGGCGACAGATCGCCATGTAAAATCCCGATTTTTAATCCCTTTTCCGCCAGGCTGTCCGCCAATTCGTCGGCCATTTTTTTCGTATTCGTAAATACAATTGCTAAATACGGGTTATAGGCAACGAGCATATCGTGCAGCAGCTTCACTTTGTCACGGCTGCGAAGCGGCACGAGGACATGTTCAATCTTTTCTGCCGCCACCTGCTTTGGCGCAACATGAATATATTTCGGATTTTCCATGTATTTTTTCAAAAACGGCTTTAATTTTTCCGGAATCGTCGCCGAAAAAACGAGCATTTGCAATTCTTTCGGCATGCGTGCCGCAATTTGGTCCACATCGACGATAAACCCCATATCAAGCATTAAATCAGCCTCATCAACGACCAGCATCGTCGCCGTGTGCACATTTAAGGCTTGCTCGCGAATAAGATCATTGATTCTTCCCGGCGTTCCGACAACAATATGCGGCTGTATTTTCAGTTTTTCTAGTGCTTTTTGCTTATCGGTTCCGCCGATAAAACAACGCGCCGCAATTTGCCGTTCGGCCGGACAAAATTTTATAATTTTTAACACTTCATGATAAATTTGCGTGGCAAGTTCGCGCGTTGGCGCCGTAATCACCGCCTGCACCGCCTCGCGCTCCGGATCAATTTTTTCGATTATAGGCAGTAAATAAGCATGGGTTTTCCCTGTTCCAGTTTGCGACTGGCCAATGACGCTTTCCCCGCGAAGGACGCTTGGAATAACTCGTTCTTGAATTTCTGTCGGTTTATAAAAACGAAGCTCTTTAATTGCTTCCATAATAAACGGCTGAAAGTCAAACCGTTCAAATAACGTTTCTTTCATTCCCCATTACTCCCTTCTGCTCCGACTTTGCCGAAAGCCGAATAGCTCGATTCATCATTATATCTAATTTTTGCGTGGTGCTGCAACTTCAGACGATAAGAAGAAGAGAAAAACATTTCCCATTTTTGTCGCATACTTTATGAAAGAGATATTCTCTTACTTTAGCCTAGAAAGGAGGAAAATACGATGATCTACAACCGGCCACCGATGTTTCCTTCTTCCCCGATGCCGCGCTCTTTTTTAAGGATGCCGCCTTCTTCCTTTCCTGCCATGAGGGCACCCGCTCCTCGTCCAGGACTTGGCGGCTTCTTATCCCGTTTGTTTTCAAGGGGGCAGCCGATCGCTTCGCCATCCCCATGGATAACGCCAATGGTGCAAAACACCGCCGCTAGCGCTGGCGCCGCCACCAACACAGGTGGGGGATTTCTTGGTCTGTTGACGAACGTGCAAAAAATGGTTGGCGTTGCACAAAACGTCATGCCAATGGTGCAGCAATACGGCCCGCTAATTAAAAACCTTCCCGCCATGATCCGCATATGGAGAGAATTAAAACCAGCGGATGAAGAAGAGAACGAAAAAACAGAAAACAAGGAGAAAAAAGCTGGTCAAGAAAACAAGAAAAAAACAGCG is a window encoding:
- a CDS encoding deoxyribonuclease IV gives rise to the protein MLKIGSHVSMSGKKMLLAASEEAVSYGANTFMIYTGAPQNTKRKKIEELNIEAGVAHMQAHGIEEIVVHAPYIINIGNTKNPDTFRLGVEFLRSEIERTEAIGAKQIVLHPGAHVGAGPEAGIRKIIEGLNEVLTREQTVQIALETMAGKGSECGRSFEELAQIIDGVAYNEKLSVCFDTCHTHDAGYNIVEDFDGVLEEFDRIIGLDRLKVLHINDSKNPRGSRKDRHENIGFGHIGFAALNYIVHHPQLDDIPKILETPYVGEDKNHKKPPYKHEIAMLRAQTFDEDVLSKIIEEK
- a CDS encoding DEAD/DEAH box helicase, coding for MKETLFERFDFQPFIMEAIKELRFYKPTEIQERVIPSVLRGESVIGQSQTGTGKTHAYLLPIIEKIDPEREAVQAVITAPTRELATQIYHEVLKIIKFCPAERQIAARCFIGGTDKQKALEKLKIQPHIVVGTPGRINDLIREQALNVHTATMLVVDEADLMLDMGFIVDVDQIAARMPKELQMLVFSATIPEKLKPFLKKYMENPKYIHVAPKQVAAEKIEHVLVPLRSRDKVKLLHDMLVAYNPYLAIVFTNTKKMADELADSLAEKGLKIGILHGDLSPRERKKMMKQIRDLEFQYIVATDLAARGIDIEGVSHVINYELPRDLQFYIHRVGRTARAGYTGIAATIYEPSDQDAITKLEKMGIEFLHRDLVRGEWVDLPPWNRRSKRAKQDEEIAPLLAKMKKPKQVKPGYKKKLLAEIEKQKKRLRRLKKQ
- the vrrA gene encoding VrrA/YqfQ family protein → MIYNRPPMFPSSPMPRSFLRMPPSSFPAMRAPAPRPGLGGFLSRLFSRGQPIASPSPWITPMVQNTAASAGAATNTGGGFLGLLTNVQKMVGVAQNVMPMVQQYGPLIKNLPAMIRIWRELKPADEEENEKTENKEKKAGQENKKKTASSAKKRTIPKAKSDENKEAAAAKTPKPSTPKLYI